The Anoxybacillus flavithermus genome has a segment encoding these proteins:
- a CDS encoding YuzL family protein, giving the protein MGKRKKDASKAGLSSPKIKGQGTTEHETGNIELDSSRKKTKRM; this is encoded by the coding sequence ATGGGAAAACGAAAAAAAGATGCTTCGAAAGCGGGATTAAGCTCACCGAAGATCAAAGGGCAAGGAACGACTGAACATGAAACAGGAAACATTGAGTTGGATTCAAGTCGTAAAAAAACAAAACGGATGTAA
- a CDS encoding homoserine O-succinyltransferase, which translates to MPINIPRDLPAKEILEQENIFVMDEDRAYSQDIRPLNIIILNLMPQKEKAETQLLRLLGNSPLQVNVTFLRPETHEAKTTSKHHLDQFYTTFQHVQHRKYDGMIITGAPVEHLPFEQVDYWNELTHIMEWTKTNVTSTLHICWGAQAGMYYHYGIPKYDLPQKCFGVFDHMLEQKHVKLIRGFDDIHKIPHSRHTDVKREHIESVSELTILSSSEEAGVCLVISNDGKQVFLTGHPEYDATTLKEEYERDLAKGLDIQIPKYYFPHDDPNKQPYNTWRSHANLLFVNWLNYYVYQETPYVWE; encoded by the coding sequence TTGCCAATTAATATTCCACGTGATCTTCCAGCAAAAGAAATATTAGAACAAGAAAATATTTTCGTCATGGATGAAGATCGCGCCTATTCTCAAGACATTCGACCGTTAAACATTATTATTTTAAACTTAATGCCCCAAAAAGAAAAAGCGGAAACACAGTTGTTGCGTTTACTTGGAAATTCACCACTACAAGTGAATGTAACTTTTTTACGTCCGGAAACACATGAAGCAAAAACAACATCAAAACATCATCTCGATCAATTTTATACAACATTCCAACACGTCCAACATAGAAAGTATGATGGAATGATTATTACTGGTGCACCCGTCGAACATTTGCCATTTGAACAAGTCGATTACTGGAATGAGTTAACTCACATTATGGAATGGACAAAGACGAATGTCACATCTACGCTACATATTTGTTGGGGTGCACAAGCAGGTATGTACTATCATTACGGCATTCCAAAATATGACTTGCCACAAAAATGTTTTGGCGTATTCGACCATATGTTAGAACAAAAACACGTGAAACTCATTCGTGGATTTGACGATATTCATAAAATCCCACATTCACGCCATACAGATGTAAAACGCGAGCATATTGAATCGGTTTCTGAGTTAACTATTTTATCTTCATCCGAAGAAGCAGGCGTCTGCCTTGTCATTTCAAATGATGGAAAGCAAGTATTTTTAACAGGGCATCCAGAGTATGATGCGACGACACTAAAAGAAGAATACGAACGCGACTTAGCCAAAGGTCTAGACATTCAAATTCCAAAATATTATTTTCCACATGACGATCCAAATAAACAACCGTATAACACATGGCGTTCTCACGCTAACTTATTGTTTGTAAACTGGCTCAATTACTACGTTTACCAGGAAACGCCATATGTATGGGAGTAA
- a CDS encoding MFS transporter produces the protein MKNEQRHLSFIVAGLLLAILMAAMDNTIVATAIGTIVADLGGVDQFVWVTSAYMVTVMAGMPIFGKLSDMYGRKRFFLFGLIVFLIGSALCGLAQSIVQLSIFRAIQGVGGGALMPIAFTIVFDVFPPEKRGKMTGLLGAVFGMSSVLGPLLGAYITDYLSWHWVFYVNVPIGLLSIFFIVRYYKETTPHTKQAIDWFGALTLIVTVVSLMFALELGGKKYDWDSLTIISLFIISAIFLLAFLYVETKVKEPIISFSLFKRRTFAIAQLLAFLYGATFVILTVFIPVFVQAVYGGTAKNAGFILMPMMLGSVAGSSFAGISQTKTSYRNIMFISVIAYFTGMLLLSLMTPETSRIWLTLYMAIAGFGVGFSFSLLPTASMHNLEPRFRGTANSTNSFFRSLGMTLGITIFGTIQTNTLTNNLKETFGSMLSTHSFDPRALFEAGARAQIPAPILQKIVDALASSITYAFTLALIPIALSFLLIFFMGNEKLEIQKRAKVGK, from the coding sequence ATGAAAAATGAACAACGACACTTATCTTTTATTGTGGCTGGATTGTTATTAGCAATCCTAATGGCAGCAATGGATAACACAATTGTTGCGACTGCAATTGGGACGATCGTTGCCGATTTAGGCGGGGTTGATCAATTTGTCTGGGTCACATCTGCTTATATGGTTACTGTCATGGCTGGTATGCCTATTTTCGGAAAGTTATCCGATATGTATGGTCGAAAACGTTTCTTTTTATTCGGGTTAATCGTCTTTTTAATTGGTTCTGCGCTCTGTGGTTTAGCACAAAGCATTGTACAACTTAGCATTTTCCGCGCGATTCAAGGAGTTGGTGGCGGGGCATTAATGCCGATTGCATTTACAATCGTATTTGACGTGTTTCCACCAGAAAAACGAGGAAAAATGACAGGATTGCTCGGTGCAGTCTTTGGGATGTCAAGCGTACTTGGTCCGCTCCTCGGTGCTTATATTACCGATTACTTAAGTTGGCATTGGGTATTTTACGTGAATGTCCCAATCGGTTTATTGTCTATTTTTTTCATTGTTCGTTATTACAAAGAAACAACACCACATACGAAACAGGCTATCGATTGGTTCGGTGCACTCACTCTCATTGTTACAGTCGTTAGCTTAATGTTCGCCCTTGAATTAGGTGGGAAAAAATATGATTGGGATTCATTGACCATCATATCGTTATTTATCATTAGTGCGATTTTCTTACTAGCATTTTTGTATGTAGAAACAAAAGTAAAGGAGCCAATTATTTCATTTTCACTATTTAAACGACGAACATTTGCTATTGCACAGTTGCTTGCTTTTTTATACGGTGCGACCTTTGTCATTTTAACAGTTTTTATCCCGGTGTTTGTACAAGCGGTTTATGGCGGTACAGCGAAAAATGCTGGATTCATCTTAATGCCTATGATGCTTGGGTCTGTTGCAGGCAGTTCGTTCGCTGGTATTTCACAAACGAAAACATCGTATCGAAACATTATGTTTATTTCTGTGATCGCTTACTTTACAGGCATGCTTCTACTTAGTTTGATGACACCGGAAACATCACGCATATGGTTAACTTTATACATGGCAATCGCTGGATTTGGAGTGGGATTCTCATTTTCTTTGTTACCGACTGCATCGATGCACAATTTAGAGCCGCGTTTTCGTGGAACAGCTAATTCAACGAATTCGTTTTTTCGCTCGCTTGGCATGACACTCGGTATCACCATTTTTGGCACCATTCAAACAAATACATTAACTAACAATTTAAAAGAAACTTTCGGTTCGATGCTATCAACACATTCGTTCGATCCACGTGCACTATTTGAAGCGGGAGCACGCGCACAAATTCCGGCACCTATTTTACAAAAAATTGTCGATGCGTTGGCATCATCCATTACGTATGCATTTACGCTCGCATTAATCCCAATTGCTCTTTCATTCCTATTGATTTTCTTCATGGGAAATGAAAAACTAGAAATACAAAAACGTGCTAAAGTAGGGAAATAA
- a CDS encoding PadR family transcriptional regulator, translating to MSVKLVILGLLMEGEKHPYEIQQIVNERHMKHYIKLAAGSLYYAFEQLEKQGYVAVVDVVRDSNRPDKTIYRITEKGKQHFEQLLLEQLQKHEHIHRSIYAGLSFAAYADEKKVSAVLEQRLQETKQQLEKLKWVFEQKQPNEYVAKLYVLKGVIMHLETEIKWLEQLINITNNKKLKEKGGSL from the coding sequence ATGAGCGTGAAACTTGTCATTCTCGGTTTGTTGATGGAAGGTGAAAAACATCCGTATGAAATTCAACAAATTGTCAATGAACGCCATATGAAACATTACATTAAACTAGCAGCCGGATCGCTTTATTATGCTTTCGAGCAACTCGAGAAACAAGGATATGTAGCAGTAGTCGATGTTGTACGTGATTCGAATCGTCCGGATAAAACAATTTACCGCATTACCGAAAAAGGAAAACAACATTTTGAACAACTATTGCTAGAACAATTACAAAAACATGAACATATTCACCGTTCCATTTATGCGGGGCTATCTTTTGCTGCATATGCTGATGAGAAAAAAGTAAGCGCGGTATTAGAGCAACGTTTACAAGAAACAAAACAACAACTCGAAAAATTGAAATGGGTCTTTGAACAAAAGCAACCAAATGAATATGTTGCAAAATTGTACGTGTTAAAAGGAGTCATCATGCATTTAGAAACCGAAATAAAATGGCTCGAACAACTGATCAACATCACTAACAATAAAAAACTAAAAGAAAAAGGGGGAAGCTTATAA
- a CDS encoding SAM-dependent methyltransferase, giving the protein MFRPPFCYNKRNMFIFSKRGGVMRAWHKEAEKQWDERAEWWHQSSEEMWERGSRKTIIPFVTTYMPKEGYIADIGCGDGYGSYKLCQQGYRVIGLDLSSEMIELAKKRRTHEHLHFQQADIMNLPFPDETFTGAMIINCFEWTERPLAALEEVRRVLKTNAYVCVGILGPTAAPRVNSYRRLYDEAVICNTMMPWEFEQLAKENGFTLVAQEGVYKRGVDASLFQQLSTELKQAVSFMWLFMLKKK; this is encoded by the coding sequence ATGTTTCGGCCTCCTTTCTGCTACAATAAACGTAACATGTTTATTTTTTCAAAAAGGGGTGGAGTTATGCGCGCGTGGCATAAAGAGGCAGAAAAACAATGGGATGAGCGAGCAGAATGGTGGCATCAAAGCAGCGAGGAGATGTGGGAGAGAGGGAGTCGAAAGACGATCATTCCGTTTGTGACGACATATATGCCGAAAGAAGGATATATTGCAGATATTGGATGTGGAGATGGATACGGATCGTATAAGCTATGTCAACAAGGGTATCGTGTCATCGGATTAGATTTATCGAGTGAAATGATTGAATTAGCCAAAAAACGAAGAACTCATGAACATCTTCATTTTCAACAAGCAGATATTATGAATTTACCTTTTCCAGATGAAACGTTTACAGGTGCGATGATTATTAACTGTTTTGAATGGACAGAACGACCACTTGCTGCACTTGAAGAAGTTCGTCGGGTATTAAAAACAAATGCATATGTATGTGTCGGCATTCTTGGTCCAACAGCTGCTCCACGAGTAAATAGTTATCGTCGTTTATATGATGAAGCGGTCATTTGTAATACGATGATGCCATGGGAGTTCGAGCAATTAGCAAAAGAAAACGGTTTTACGCTTGTTGCGCAAGAAGGGGTATATAAGCGGGGTGTCGATGCTTCTCTTTTTCAACAGCTATCAACGGAGTTAAAACAAGCTGTTTCGTTTATGTGGTTGTTTATGTTAAAGAAGAAGTGA
- a CDS encoding S-adenosylmethionine--2-demethylmenaquinone methyltransferase, whose protein sequence is MKTADLCDQYGERVRVCSLSFQNYGGKTSFYGPITTVDVMEDNVLVREALETVPAGSVVVVDGKGSKQCALVGDRLAQIACDRQLAGIIVHGCIRDSKEISTMPIGVVALGTCPRKSKKEGKGARDTIVHFGDIEWKPGTYVYVDEDGVVVSDGPLHE, encoded by the coding sequence ATGAAAACGGCAGATTTATGTGATCAATATGGAGAACGTGTGCGTGTTTGTTCACTTTCATTTCAAAACTACGGGGGAAAAACATCGTTTTATGGACCTATTACAACAGTAGATGTTATGGAAGATAATGTACTCGTTCGAGAAGCACTCGAAACGGTACCCGCAGGAAGTGTGGTTGTTGTTGATGGGAAAGGTTCGAAACAATGTGCGCTTGTGGGCGATCGTCTTGCGCAAATTGCATGTGACCGTCAATTAGCAGGCATTATTGTACATGGATGCATTCGTGATTCGAAAGAAATAAGCACGATGCCAATCGGTGTCGTTGCACTCGGAACATGCCCGCGCAAAAGTAAAAAAGAAGGAAAAGGGGCACGAGATACGATTGTACATTTCGGGGATATAGAGTGGAAGCCAGGTACATATGTATATGTTGATGAAGATGGAGTGGTTGTTTCAGACGGGCCTTTGCATGAATAA
- a CDS encoding methyl-accepting chemotaxis protein, whose protein sequence is MSIHRKIFFGYFVILLFAICVGTFQILRMNETKEMYSRLTDHRFNIITKTDEMVTYLYEERKDILTYLLLKDEKFLTSYEKKRRQFYDSYEKINSMLTTTESKTIINKLQQLEYEYFQLVQQFIRTTHEQERTNVVQKLQQTGTHFLQVAEQMLQQQKTLLETDQQRIEQHMKQTYIVSLTMIISLILLGSIASLFMSRQIALPIRSVSDELQRIAKQDLSSPPLSVKTKDETRHMVESINHMKTKLKETIQTIKDISIHIASQAEQFAASAEESTQSAEKAATKAEQTYTEAQQQLHMLKETDDSLHEFATGMSQIAESTEDLLTSAEQAHHSVNKGKQAIQAVTKQEHELHDAMFTTKTLVESLQQHSEKIGKITNVITAIAEQTNLLALNAAIEAARAGEHGKGFTVVAHEVRKLSEQSKEAAKEIENMIDQIKTGTKKVARSIEENTKKLVNGKIYYETAEQSFQTIDESMERVFSKVQTTSAAIEQMTAISNELTKTMQKLKHLAQQVMQKSKESAVTVEEQLAMNEQISSAAQTLANLGDQLRATVELFRT, encoded by the coding sequence ATGAGTATTCATCGAAAAATATTTTTCGGATACTTTGTCATTTTGTTATTCGCGATATGTGTAGGAACATTTCAAATATTAAGAATGAACGAAACAAAAGAGATGTATAGCCGTCTCACCGATCATCGCTTCAATATCATAACAAAAACAGACGAAATGGTCACTTATCTTTATGAAGAAAGAAAAGACATACTTACTTATTTACTGTTGAAAGATGAAAAATTTTTAACAAGTTATGAGAAAAAACGAAGGCAATTTTATGACAGTTATGAAAAAATAAACTCAATGTTAACTACTACAGAAAGTAAAACGATAATTAATAAATTACAGCAACTAGAATATGAATATTTTCAACTTGTGCAACAATTTATACGCACAACGCATGAACAAGAGCGAACGAATGTTGTTCAAAAACTTCAACAAACAGGCACCCATTTTTTACAAGTAGCTGAACAAATGTTACAACAACAAAAAACATTATTAGAAACAGATCAACAGCGTATTGAACAGCATATGAAACAAACATACATCGTATCACTGACAATGATCATATCTCTCATTTTGCTTGGTAGTATCGCTTCCCTTTTCATGAGCCGTCAAATCGCTCTACCGATCCGCTCTGTTTCGGATGAATTACAACGTATAGCAAAACAAGACTTATCTTCCCCACCCCTATCAGTAAAAACAAAAGATGAAACAAGACATATGGTGGAGTCAATCAATCATATGAAAACAAAATTGAAAGAAACGATTCAAACAATAAAGGACATTTCTATTCACATCGCATCACAAGCAGAACAATTCGCCGCAAGTGCAGAAGAAAGTACACAATCGGCTGAAAAGGCAGCAACAAAAGCTGAGCAAACATATACAGAAGCACAACAACAACTGCATATGTTAAAAGAAACTGATGACTCTTTACACGAGTTTGCGACAGGAATGAGTCAAATTGCCGAAAGTACAGAAGATCTACTTACTTCAGCAGAACAAGCACATCATTCCGTCAATAAAGGAAAACAAGCCATTCAAGCAGTTACGAAACAGGAACACGAATTGCATGATGCGATGTTTACAACCAAAACACTTGTTGAATCGCTCCAGCAACATTCAGAAAAAATAGGAAAAATCACAAACGTCATCACGGCTATCGCCGAACAAACAAATTTACTTGCACTTAACGCAGCAATTGAAGCCGCGCGCGCTGGTGAACATGGAAAAGGGTTTACTGTCGTTGCTCATGAAGTGAGAAAGCTATCTGAACAATCGAAAGAAGCGGCGAAAGAAATTGAAAATATGATTGATCAAATAAAGACAGGAACAAAAAAAGTAGCGAGATCCATAGAGGAAAATACGAAAAAGCTTGTTAATGGCAAGATATACTATGAAACAGCGGAACAATCATTTCAAACAATTGATGAATCGATGGAACGAGTGTTTTCTAAAGTACAAACGACATCGGCCGCCATTGAACAAATGACTGCCATTTCGAACGAGTTAACAAAAACAATGCAAAAATTAAAACATCTGGCACAACAAGTCATGCAAAAAAGTAAAGAAAGCGCTGTAACTGTAGAAGAACAATTAGCAATGAACGAACAAATTTCCTCGGCTGCCCAAACGCTTGCAAACCTTGGTGATCAGCTACGCGCAACAGTTGAATTATTTCGTACGTAG
- a CDS encoding uroporphyrinogen-III synthase, with translation MFYVMFLQILRNFASLCGMMGRKGDERMGEKALTNKKIALCASRKIEEMSMLIAKQGGIPLSRPAQGTMFCNEELEQQLHQMINEPVDWFIFTTGIGAETLIKKADEWGMKDALLQVIRRAHIAVRGYKTVNVLRAYGISPHITANDGTTRGLIRALGDVEWKNKHVVVQLYGDSVPSLQQFLVKQGALYKEVWPYLHTPPTPSVMKQLIDEIISRSVQAVCFTSAIQVRFFFSVVNEWGYIREMKRALADDVVAVAVGKVTKEALHEEGVARVIAPDHERMGAMIVELAKYFEKK, from the coding sequence ATGTTTTATGTCATGTTTCTACAAATTTTGCGCAATTTCGCATCTTTATGTGGTATGATGGGAAGAAAAGGAGATGAGAGAATGGGTGAGAAAGCGTTAACGAATAAAAAAATTGCACTATGTGCCTCGCGTAAAATAGAGGAAATGAGCATGCTTATCGCTAAACAAGGGGGGATTCCTCTTTCTCGACCTGCCCAAGGAACGATGTTTTGCAATGAAGAGCTAGAGCAACAGCTTCATCAAATGATCAATGAACCAGTCGATTGGTTTATTTTCACAACAGGAATTGGTGCCGAAACGTTAATAAAAAAAGCAGACGAATGGGGAATGAAAGATGCGTTACTTCAGGTCATTCGCCGAGCACATATAGCGGTACGGGGTTATAAAACAGTAAATGTGTTACGTGCGTATGGTATCAGTCCGCACATAACGGCAAATGATGGAACGACACGTGGCCTTATACGTGCTTTGGGAGATGTCGAATGGAAAAACAAACATGTGGTTGTTCAGCTTTACGGAGATTCTGTTCCATCCTTACAACAATTTTTAGTTAAACAAGGGGCTTTGTACAAAGAAGTATGGCCATATCTTCATACTCCACCTACACCAAGTGTGATGAAACAGCTTATTGATGAAATCATCTCTCGATCTGTACAAGCGGTTTGTTTTACATCAGCAATTCAAGTGCGTTTTTTCTTTTCGGTTGTGAATGAATGGGGATACATACGTGAAATGAAACGAGCGTTGGCCGATGACGTTGTAGCTGTTGCGGTTGGAAAGGTGACAAAAGAAGCGTTACATGAAGAAGGGGTTGCACGTGTCATTGCACCAGATCACGAACGTATGGGGGCCATGATTGTCGAACTCGCAAAATATTTTGAGAAAAAGTAG
- a CDS encoding two-component sensor histidine kinase yields MPSLIKEILLNLFFIILALLIVPIWLEERRISDHMKTMLKTVAIGICIIFCMTFPIHTTNGFVFDLRQVAIWIGGLYGGAFSALFLSIITVVYRIIIGGTEGIIVTMIITTIQAVTCFFFYRKFKTSLSSKQRITSIILLSIGTAILTMILSNIHIDDEYQLSHIISTYFPAQPLAAFLGAYITETIQKHSELRRRIVRAEKMEVVGHLAASISHEVRNPLTVSRGFMQLLLQSERMNYKDKQYIQIAIEEIDRAEAIITDYLTFAKPAPEHVEKLNVKTEIERVIDILRPFANMSSIEIQTSLVPFAVKGERQKFQQCLLNVMKNAIEAMPNGGTLRINVSIDKDYVLIHIGDTGVGMTKEQIERLGEPYFTTKGAKGTGLGMMVVYRIVETMKGDLFIHSEVGQGTDVYMYFPSYYKSNIETSPKRSRFEQVSY; encoded by the coding sequence ATGCCCTCGCTCATTAAAGAAATATTGCTAAACTTATTTTTTATTATATTAGCATTATTGATCGTTCCGATTTGGCTTGAAGAACGCCGCATATCCGACCACATGAAAACGATGTTGAAAACGGTTGCGATCGGGATATGTATTATATTTTGCATGACGTTTCCGATACATACGACAAATGGGTTTGTTTTCGATTTGCGTCAAGTAGCCATTTGGATTGGTGGTTTATATGGTGGCGCATTTTCAGCTCTTTTTCTTTCGATAATTACTGTCGTTTACCGTATCATCATCGGTGGTACAGAAGGCATCATAGTAACAATGATCATTACAACCATTCAAGCTGTGACTTGTTTCTTTTTTTACCGAAAGTTTAAAACATCTTTATCATCTAAGCAACGAATAACTTCTATTATCCTTTTATCTATCGGCACAGCTATTTTAACAATGATACTCTCTAACATACATATTGATGATGAATACCAATTGTCACACATTATTTCAACATACTTTCCAGCGCAACCACTTGCGGCATTTTTAGGTGCTTACATTACTGAAACGATTCAAAAACATAGCGAACTTCGGCGGCGTATTGTCCGCGCTGAAAAAATGGAAGTCGTTGGACATTTAGCTGCTTCTATTTCACATGAGGTGCGTAACCCATTAACCGTATCGAGAGGATTTATGCAATTGCTACTCCAAAGCGAACGAATGAATTATAAAGATAAACAATATATTCAAATTGCCATTGAAGAGATTGATCGCGCTGAGGCTATTATTACCGATTATTTAACATTTGCAAAACCGGCGCCAGAGCATGTTGAAAAGTTAAATGTAAAAACAGAAATCGAACGGGTAATTGATATTTTACGTCCCTTTGCCAACATGAGTAGCATTGAAATTCAAACATCTCTTGTTCCGTTTGCAGTAAAAGGAGAACGTCAAAAGTTTCAGCAATGTTTACTCAATGTAATGAAGAACGCCATTGAAGCGATGCCAAATGGAGGTACGTTGCGTATTAACGTATCGATCGATAAAGATTACGTACTTATTCATATTGGTGATACAGGAGTTGGTATGACAAAAGAACAAATTGAACGTCTAGGAGAACCATATTTCACAACAAAAGGAGCAAAAGGAACCGGCCTCGGAATGATGGTTGTATACCGCATCGTTGAGACGATGAAAGGGGATTTATTTATTCATAGTGAGGTGGGACAAGGAACAGACGTATATATGTATTTTCCGTCTTATTACAAATCAAATATCGAAACATCACCAAAGCGCTCTCGATTTGAACAAGTGAGTTATTGA
- a CDS encoding flavodoxin, whose product MAKVIMVFTSMTGNTEEMAEAIAEGVREQGAELDVKEVLDATATELEEYDGILLGAYTWGDGELPDDFLDFYDELDSVDLTGKKAAVFGSCDSSYEKYGAAVDILIEKLQERGAEVVLDGLKVELTPTNEEKQLCRLFGRDFVKHL is encoded by the coding sequence ATGGCAAAAGTCATTATGGTATTCACAAGTATGACAGGGAATACAGAAGAGATGGCGGAAGCGATTGCTGAAGGTGTTCGAGAACAAGGTGCGGAGTTAGACGTGAAAGAAGTATTAGACGCCACAGCAACAGAGCTCGAGGAATATGACGGTATTTTGCTTGGAGCGTACACATGGGGAGATGGTGAATTACCAGATGACTTTTTAGATTTTTACGATGAATTAGATAGCGTTGATTTGACAGGTAAAAAAGCGGCTGTTTTCGGTTCATGCGATTCAAGTTATGAAAAATACGGTGCTGCGGTTGATATTTTAATTGAAAAACTCCAAGAACGTGGGGCTGAAGTCGTTCTCGATGGGCTCAAGGTTGAATTGACACCGACAAATGAAGAGAAACAATTATGTCGATTATTCGGTCGAGATTTTGTAAAACATTTGTAA
- a CDS encoding PTS fructose transporter subunit IIA, whose protein sequence is MRITDLLTEDTIILDLKARTKKEVIEELANVLEKSGKLYDRETFIEAIFAREAQSTTGIGEGIAIPHAKTKAVRTPAVVFGRSKEGIDYDALDGKRSHLFFMIAAPEGANDTHLEALSRLSTLLMDTSFRSEIENASSKQQIIQTIQEKEGKIVTEEKQTVGKKKVLAVTACPTGIAHTYMAADALKAKAKEMGVDIKVETNGSSGVKNGLTQQEIEDAVAIIVAADKQVEMDRFDGKHVIQVPVADAIRKPEHLIDRALKQDAPIYRASSGNRSYASKERTGFYKHLMNGVSNMLPFVVGGGILIAISFIFGIKAFDPNDPSFHPIAKALMDIGGGSAFALMIPVLAGFISMSIADRPGFAPGMVGGFMAANGGAGFLGGLIAGFLAGYLVVGLKKWFSRLPQSLEGIKPVLLYPLFGILLTGLIMMYVVIDPVKALNEGMKTWLENMGTGNLVLLGLVLGGMMAVDMGGPINKAAFTFGIAMIDAGNYAPHAAIMAGGMVPPLGLAIATTLFKKKFTKAEREAGKTCYIMGASFITEGAIPFAAADPGRVIPSIIVGSAVAGALTMMFGIGLPAPHGGIFVIPIVKGNPLLYVLAILIGSLVTAFMVGLWKKEVKE, encoded by the coding sequence ATGAGAATAACAGATTTGTTGACAGAAGACACGATTATTCTTGACTTAAAAGCCCGAACAAAAAAAGAAGTGATTGAAGAATTAGCAAATGTTCTTGAGAAGTCGGGGAAATTGTACGATCGTGAGACATTTATCGAAGCGATTTTTGCTCGCGAAGCGCAAAGTACGACAGGAATTGGAGAAGGAATTGCCATCCCTCACGCAAAAACAAAGGCGGTGCGCACCCCAGCCGTTGTTTTTGGACGTTCGAAAGAGGGAATTGATTACGATGCGTTGGACGGAAAAAGAAGCCATTTGTTTTTCATGATTGCTGCACCAGAAGGAGCCAACGATACTCACTTAGAAGCGCTATCTCGCTTGTCAACATTGTTAATGGATACATCGTTTCGCTCAGAAATTGAAAACGCTTCATCAAAACAACAAATTATTCAGACGATTCAAGAAAAGGAGGGGAAAATTGTGACTGAAGAAAAACAGACGGTTGGAAAGAAAAAAGTATTAGCCGTGACAGCGTGTCCAACAGGGATTGCGCATACGTATATGGCTGCTGATGCTCTCAAGGCGAAAGCAAAAGAAATGGGAGTGGACATAAAGGTAGAAACGAATGGTTCAAGCGGGGTGAAAAATGGGTTAACACAACAAGAAATTGAAGATGCTGTTGCCATTATCGTTGCAGCAGATAAGCAAGTAGAAATGGACCGATTCGATGGAAAACATGTCATCCAGGTGCCTGTTGCTGATGCGATTCGTAAACCAGAACATCTCATTGACCGAGCATTAAAACAAGATGCTCCAATTTATCGTGCAAGTAGTGGCAATCGCTCGTATGCATCAAAAGAACGAACAGGTTTTTATAAACATTTAATGAACGGCGTATCGAATATGCTTCCGTTCGTTGTTGGTGGCGGAATTTTAATTGCGATCTCATTTATTTTTGGTATTAAAGCGTTTGATCCAAATGATCCGTCATTCCATCCGATTGCAAAAGCATTAATGGACATCGGTGGTGGTAGTGCCTTTGCCCTCATGATTCCTGTGTTAGCTGGATTTATCTCGATGAGCATCGCCGATCGCCCAGGATTTGCACCGGGGATGGTCGGAGGATTTATGGCCGCGAATGGCGGTGCAGGCTTTTTAGGTGGATTAATTGCGGGCTTTTTAGCTGGTTATCTCGTTGTTGGATTGAAAAAATGGTTCAGCCGTTTGCCACAATCACTTGAAGGAATTAAACCTGTTCTACTTTATCCATTATTCGGAATATTGCTCACGGGACTTATTATGATGTATGTCGTCATTGACCCGGTGAAAGCATTAAATGAAGGAATGAAAACATGGCTTGAAAATATGGGCACAGGTAACCTTGTTTTGCTTGGCCTTGTCCTTGGGGGAATGATGGCAGTCGATATGGGTGGACCGATCAATAAAGCGGCGTTTACGTTTGGAATTGCGATGATTGATGCAGGGAACTATGCACCGCATGCAGCTATTATGGCAGGTGGAATGGTTCCACCTTTAGGATTAGCGATTGCGACAACGTTATTTAAAAAGAAATTTACAAAAGCAGAGCGGGAAGCGGGAAAAACATGCTATATTATGGGGGCTTCATTTATCACAGAAGGGGCCATTCCGTTTGCAGCAGCTGATCCAGGACGTGTCATTCCATCAATTATCGTTGGTTCAGCGGTTGCCGGAGCGTTGACGATGATGTTTGGCATCGGTCTCCCAGCTCCACATGGTGGAATTTTTGTAATCCCGATTGTAAAAGGAAACCCGTTGTTATATGTGCTTGCCATTTTAATTGGTTCACTTGTGACTGCATTCATGGTTGGCTTGTGGAAAAAAGAAGTAAAAGAATAA